In the genome of Mesotoga sp. UBA6090, one region contains:
- a CDS encoding DUF433 domain-containing protein: MDYKDFIHSDSRIMLGKPVIKGTRITVEHILSELTAGMEISEIVEAHPSLDKDKVRAAIAYALDVLRNEDVYSLAEKK; the protein is encoded by the coding sequence ATGGATTACAAAGACTTCATTCATTCAGATTCAAGAATAATGCTTGGCAAACCAGTAATCAAGGGAACAAGGATAACTGTCGAGCATATACTTTCAGAACTTACGGCCGGAATGGAGATTTCCGAAATCGTTGAAGCGCATCCTTCATTAGACAAAGATAAGGTCAGGGCAGCAATCGCTTATGCTCTTGATGTATTACGCAACGAGGACGTGTACTCTCTTGCCGAAAAGAAGTGA
- a CDS encoding ABC transporter ATP-binding protein, whose protein sequence is MSGENREKGRGRQGRGGGMGPGMMRAGEKAKDFRGTLKKLVQYLRKYQVLIIIVLCFAAAGAVFSILGPKILGTVTTEVFEGIMAKITGTGEGINFDSIARTMFILLGLYVLSALFMYIQGWIMSGISAKVTYKFREEISQKINRLPLKYFDRTSQGDILSRVTNDVDTISRTLNQSLSQIITSVTTVIGVTIMMFSISWQLTLIALLILPISLGLITFVVRMSQRYFKKQQEYLGKVNGHIEEMYGGHVVVKAFNGEAKSIEAFDKLNGELYDSAWKSQFLSGMMMPIMTFVGNLGYVLITIMGGWFAVRKMITVGDIQAFIQYVRLFNQPIAQIANIMNIFQQTAAAAERVFEFLEEEEEITETTTPVKGVEHHGHVEFRNVRFGYDPDKIIIKDFSCEVDRGHNIAIVGPTGAGKTTIVKLLMRFYDVNSGEILLDGHNIKEYTRYELRENFGMVLQDTWLYNASIWDNIKYGRLNATDEEVLAAAKAAHVDSFVHTLPDGYNLVLNEEQSNISQGQKQLITIARAILADPKVLILDEATSSVDTRTEALIQWAMKNLMKNRTSFIIAHRLSTIRDADLILVMNEGDIVEQGKHEELLARRGFYADLYTSQFESDFVEAV, encoded by the coding sequence ATGAGCGGAGAAAACAGAGAAAAGGGAAGAGGCCGTCAAGGTCGCGGCGGTGGAATGGGCCCCGGCATGATGCGCGCGGGAGAGAAGGCCAAAGACTTCAGAGGAACACTGAAGAAACTCGTTCAATACCTTAGGAAGTATCAGGTCCTGATAATCATAGTGCTCTGTTTTGCCGCGGCCGGTGCAGTCTTCTCCATCTTAGGGCCGAAGATACTCGGGACGGTGACAACTGAAGTATTCGAGGGAATAATGGCCAAAATCACCGGGACCGGCGAAGGAATAAACTTCGACTCGATCGCCAGAACAATGTTTATTCTACTCGGACTGTACGTGCTCAGCGCCCTGTTCATGTACATCCAGGGATGGATAATGTCTGGCATATCGGCGAAGGTCACATACAAATTCAGAGAGGAAATTTCCCAGAAGATAAACAGACTTCCCCTGAAATACTTTGACAGGACCTCCCAGGGAGATATCCTGTCAAGAGTGACCAACGACGTCGACACCATAAGCAGAACGCTAAACCAGAGTCTGAGCCAGATCATAACGTCCGTCACGACCGTTATCGGCGTCACCATAATGATGTTCTCGATAAGCTGGCAGCTCACGCTGATAGCCTTGCTCATACTACCTATCTCCTTGGGGCTCATTACCTTTGTGGTTAGGATGTCCCAGAGATACTTCAAGAAGCAGCAAGAGTATCTCGGGAAGGTAAACGGCCACATAGAGGAGATGTACGGAGGCCATGTCGTCGTAAAGGCCTTCAACGGAGAGGCGAAAAGCATAGAAGCCTTCGACAAACTCAACGGCGAATTGTACGACTCAGCCTGGAAATCACAGTTTCTCTCCGGCATGATGATGCCCATCATGACCTTCGTCGGCAACCTGGGATACGTCCTCATAACAATAATGGGCGGCTGGTTTGCCGTAAGAAAAATGATCACAGTTGGCGACATCCAGGCCTTCATACAGTATGTGAGGTTGTTCAATCAGCCTATCGCACAGATAGCCAACATCATGAATATATTCCAGCAGACGGCCGCGGCTGCGGAGAGGGTCTTCGAATTCCTCGAAGAGGAAGAGGAGATTACCGAGACCACGACCCCTGTCAAAGGAGTCGAGCATCACGGCCACGTCGAGTTCAGAAATGTCAGATTCGGCTACGACCCGGACAAGATAATCATAAAAGACTTCTCCTGCGAAGTAGACAGGGGCCACAACATAGCCATCGTCGGGCCTACGGGAGCTGGAAAGACGACCATCGTCAAACTCCTGATGCGCTTCTACGATGTCAACTCCGGAGAAATACTGCTGGACGGACATAACATAAAAGAATACACCCGGTACGAGCTGAGAGAAAACTTCGGAATGGTGCTCCAGGATACATGGCTTTACAACGCCAGCATCTGGGACAACATAAAATACGGAAGGCTTAATGCTACCGATGAAGAAGTACTGGCAGCGGCCAAAGCAGCTCACGTCGACTCCTTCGTCCACACCCTTCCTGACGGCTATAACCTCGTTCTGAACGAAGAGCAGTCGAACATCTCGCAGGGCCAGAAGCAGCTCATAACTATAGCCCGGGCAATCCTTGCTGACCCGAAGGTCCTCATACTCGACGAAGCAACCAGTTCAGTCGACACACGAACGGAAGCCCTTATCCAGTGGGCAATGAAAAACCTGATGAAAAACAGGACCAGTTTCATCATAGCCCACAGACTTTCAACGATAAGAGATGCCGATCTCATACTCGTTATGAACGAAGGCGACATCGTCGAACAGGGAAAGCACGAAGAACTCCTCGCACGCCGCGGCTTCTACGCGGATCTTTACACCAGCCAGTTCGAAAGCGACTTCGTAGAAGCTGTATAA
- a CDS encoding Fic family protein, translating into MRIKYLEERKKLLDLKQIDISNKEWLYMLGEETRHSLAIEGIFSSEEDLDAVIERNAASSSVQSEIINYFRAAQFVYDLALQYRNDYLKPHYIHVIRTLHSQMFRNVKSPYPTGEFRTSGVDILNARITPPFDPRVWMDMFVQYIDYAFEKFPIYGAIARIHTLFEAIHPFCDGNGRVGRLLVNFILIVNGYCNISIKGLKEQDRMEYYEALEMADSGIEKMFNSNADESFDQRIALIEAGDFSALEELIYSALLDAMNRCIIISSDSSKLLDVRQVAEQLGISETAVKKRIKTGNLIASKFRTGRWMVFPHNIR; encoded by the coding sequence ATGAGGATCAAATACCTTGAGGAAAGAAAGAAACTTCTGGATTTGAAACAGATCGACATTTCAAACAAAGAGTGGCTCTATATGCTCGGAGAGGAGACGAGGCATTCTCTCGCGATAGAAGGCATATTCAGTTCTGAAGAAGACCTTGATGCGGTTATAGAAAGAAATGCTGCTTCAAGCAGCGTGCAGAGTGAAATCATAAACTACTTCAGGGCAGCTCAGTTTGTCTACGATCTAGCTCTACAATATAGAAATGATTACCTGAAGCCTCATTACATTCACGTAATCAGAACACTCCATAGCCAGATGTTTAGAAACGTGAAGTCGCCTTATCCTACAGGAGAATTCCGTACTAGCGGTGTTGACATCCTGAATGCAAGAATAACCCCTCCTTTTGACCCGAGAGTTTGGATGGATATGTTTGTCCAGTATATAGATTATGCTTTCGAGAAATTCCCGATCTATGGTGCCATAGCCAGAATTCATACTTTGTTCGAGGCTATCCATCCTTTCTGTGATGGAAATGGGAGGGTTGGCAGACTTCTAGTGAATTTCATACTGATCGTGAACGGTTACTGCAATATCTCGATTAAGGGGTTGAAGGAGCAAGATAGAATGGAATACTATGAAGCTCTGGAGATGGCTGATTCAGGGATAGAGAAGATGTTCAATTCGAATGCGGACGAGTCCTTTGACCAAAGGATAGCACTAATCGAAGCCGGTGACTTTTCAGCGCTCGAAGAGCTTATATATTCAGCCCTCTTAGATGCCATGAATAGATGCATTATTATCTCAAGCGACAGTTCTAAACTACTAGACGTCAGGCAGGTAGCAGAACAACTGGGAATCTCTGAAACCGCTGTGAAGAAGAGAATTAAAACAGGTAATCTTATAGCGAGCAAATTTAGAACAGGACGATGGATGGTTTTTCCGCATAACATCAGGTAA
- a CDS encoding ABC transporter ATP-binding protein, with protein MLKLIRYLKPYTVFIIIAVALLFVQAMAELALPDYMSNIVNVGIQQGGIEDAIPEAISKEVFDNVSLFMSGEDRQEVLSYYDLITKDAPTYEENLEKYPALESKDVYVLKSGEIEDRQALSLIFGKALMAYSGVKNGMTGSNGSFSPPEGFNIPEGANVFLLMRLMPEAQRLEMLSQVDSMVEVMGENIVSQSGALVVKEIYEELGMDTDKLQNGYVLRTGLLMLLVTLLSALSTIMVAFIASKIAAASARRMRRDVFEKVENFSNSEFARFSTASLITRTTNDITQIQLVIVLIIRMVFYAPIIGVGGIIRALEKSTSMSWIIALAVIIMLGLVGIVFAITLPKFKKMQKLIDRLNLVTREHLSGLMVVRAFNTQKFEEERFDSANKDFTRTNLFVNRVMVVMMPAMMFVMNGTMLLIVWVGAHQIEASTMQVGDMMAYIQYAMLIIFAFLMLTMTFIMLPRAAVSGARVSEILEVDPQIKDPKNPKKFGNDFKGTVEFRNVCYRFPGAEENILNDISFTALPGQTTAIIGSTGSGKSTLLNMIPRFYDVCGGQVLVDGIDIRKVRQHELRDKIGYIPQNGVLFSGTIESNLKYANENASEEEIERAAEIAQALEFITAKEEGYNSPISQGGTNVSGGQKQRLSIARALLKRPKILLFDDSFSALDFKTDAALRRRLKQETGDSTMIIVGQRIATIKNADQILVLDEGNLVGIGKHRELMKSCQIYREIAQSQLSEAELA; from the coding sequence ATGCTCAAACTGATTAGGTACCTCAAACCCTACACTGTCTTCATCATTATCGCGGTGGCGCTGCTCTTCGTTCAGGCCATGGCGGAACTGGCCCTTCCAGACTACATGTCGAATATCGTAAACGTCGGAATCCAGCAGGGCGGTATCGAAGACGCAATTCCGGAGGCCATTAGCAAAGAGGTTTTCGATAACGTCTCGCTGTTCATGAGTGGAGAAGATAGGCAAGAAGTTCTGAGCTACTACGATCTCATAACCAAGGATGCCCCCACTTACGAAGAAAACCTCGAAAAGTATCCCGCACTTGAGAGCAAAGATGTCTACGTCCTAAAATCTGGAGAGATTGAAGACCGGCAGGCCCTCAGTCTGATCTTCGGAAAGGCCCTCATGGCCTATTCCGGAGTCAAGAACGGCATGACCGGGTCAAACGGGAGCTTTTCGCCCCCCGAGGGTTTCAACATCCCCGAAGGGGCAAATGTCTTCCTGCTGATGCGTCTCATGCCGGAAGCCCAGAGGCTCGAAATGCTCAGTCAAGTCGACAGTATGGTCGAAGTCATGGGTGAAAACATCGTCAGCCAGTCGGGAGCCCTCGTTGTGAAGGAAATCTACGAAGAGCTTGGCATGGACACCGATAAGCTTCAGAACGGCTACGTGCTCCGGACCGGTCTTTTAATGCTCCTCGTGACTCTACTGAGCGCGTTGAGTACCATCATGGTCGCATTCATCGCCTCAAAGATTGCTGCGGCCTCGGCCAGAAGGATGAGAAGAGACGTTTTCGAAAAGGTCGAAAACTTCTCGAACTCTGAATTTGCCAGGTTCTCGACGGCTTCGCTCATCACTAGAACAACAAATGATATAACCCAGATACAGCTCGTAATTGTTCTGATAATAAGAATGGTATTCTATGCGCCAATCATAGGCGTCGGAGGAATCATTAGGGCGCTTGAGAAGAGTACTTCCATGTCCTGGATCATCGCCCTTGCCGTCATCATAATGCTCGGCCTGGTGGGGATCGTCTTCGCAATAACCCTGCCGAAATTCAAGAAGATGCAGAAGCTTATCGACAGGCTGAACCTCGTTACAAGAGAACACCTCTCCGGCCTCATGGTCGTCAGGGCATTCAACACCCAGAAGTTTGAAGAAGAGAGATTCGACTCGGCAAACAAAGACTTTACGAGAACGAACCTCTTCGTAAACCGGGTGATGGTTGTGATGATGCCGGCGATGATGTTTGTAATGAACGGAACCATGCTCCTCATCGTCTGGGTGGGTGCACACCAGATAGAGGCCTCAACCATGCAGGTCGGAGATATGATGGCCTACATCCAGTACGCCATGTTGATCATCTTCGCCTTTCTCATGTTGACAATGACGTTCATCATGCTACCAAGGGCCGCTGTTTCGGGAGCCAGAGTCTCCGAGATCCTGGAAGTCGACCCCCAGATAAAAGACCCCAAAAATCCGAAAAAATTCGGCAATGATTTCAAAGGGACTGTCGAATTCAGGAACGTCTGCTATCGCTTCCCCGGTGCCGAGGAAAACATCCTGAACGACATTAGCTTCACGGCCCTCCCGGGACAGACGACGGCGATCATAGGCTCGACCGGCTCGGGGAAATCGACGCTGCTGAACATGATACCGAGGTTCTACGATGTCTGTGGCGGCCAGGTCCTGGTTGACGGAATAGACATACGGAAAGTAAGGCAGCACGAGCTGAGAGACAAGATAGGCTACATCCCCCAGAATGGCGTCCTCTTTAGCGGAACCATAGAATCGAACCTCAAATACGCCAATGAGAATGCCTCAGAGGAAGAAATCGAAAGGGCTGCCGAGATCGCCCAGGCCCTCGAATTCATAACCGCGAAGGAAGAAGGGTATAATTCGCCCATTTCCCAGGGTGGAACAAACGTATCGGGAGGGCAGAAGCAAAGGCTTTCCATAGCCAGGGCACTTCTGAAAAGGCCCAAGATACTCCTCTTCGACGACAGCTTCTCAGCCCTGGACTTCAAGACAGACGCGGCGCTGAGAAGAAGACTGAAACAGGAAACGGGGGATAGCACGATGATAATAGTTGGCCAGAGAATTGCGACAATAAAGAACGCCGATCAGATACTTGTTCTGGACGAGGGCAACCTTGTTGGAATCGGCAAGCACCGCGAACTGATGAAAAGCTGCCAGATATACAGAGAAATCGCACAATCACAGCTTTCAGAGGCGGAATTAGCATGA
- a CDS encoding isochorismatase family protein, with protein MLSESLFEKTFRRERQKHKPELSSPILLVVDLQNYFTDRGSIAYLEGIGDVLANTSRLIEGFRGSGLPVALTVHKGGSKMMQQWWGNTVGDSWTVPQFSNLPIFYKDTYDAFNETALDSFLKSMGVNQLVICGARTHLCCETTARSAFTKGYSTMMVEDALFDKSTDRHVCSLKSLANGFSTISTTAEVIGLLEGYRS; from the coding sequence ATGCTTTCAGAGAGTCTGTTTGAAAAAACTTTTCGGCGCGAGAGGCAGAAGCACAAGCCAGAGTTGTCTTCTCCGATTCTACTTGTGGTTGATCTTCAGAACTACTTCACAGATAGAGGATCGATAGCTTATTTGGAGGGAATCGGAGATGTGCTTGCAAATACGAGCAGACTCATCGAAGGCTTCAGAGGTTCTGGACTTCCGGTTGCTTTGACGGTTCATAAAGGCGGCTCGAAAATGATGCAGCAATGGTGGGGAAACACTGTTGGAGATAGTTGGACGGTTCCACAGTTCAGTAATCTGCCGATCTTCTACAAGGATACTTACGATGCCTTCAACGAGACAGCTCTCGATAGCTTTCTGAAGAGCATGGGTGTTAATCAGCTCGTGATCTGCGGTGCGAGGACACACCTATGTTGTGAGACTACAGCCAGGTCGGCCTTCACGAAGGGTTACTCGACAATGATGGTTGAGGATGCGCTCTTCGACAAAAGCACAGACAGACACGTTTGCTCTCTCAAGAGTCTTGCCAATGGTTTTTCGACGATATCTACAACGGCCGAGGTTATTGGATTGCTTGAAGGATATCGCTCATGA
- a CDS encoding radical SAM protein codes for MKIIQSFGKEELAIVHIGETSKGSWVEFVESLQPPLPREDKWVLIVSTMDGCPVSCAFCDAGGSYRRNLTCEEIIEQIDYMVSRRYGASIAVRKFKVQFARIGEPSLNPYVLEALKMLPQQYNAPGLLPSISSIAPAGSKGFFEKLYDIKERLYRGRFQLQFSIHSTDKAQRDNLIPVKKWGLEQIADYGSTFCGKGDRKITLNFALSTESIVDHNVLSQFFDPGKFLIKITPVNPTYRSLEKEMKSAVEDNGTLTAHASLVERLHERGFDVIVSVGEPEENKIGSNCGLFIRRHLDCSKEDLGMYSLVRSKTTPDNSDQEK; via the coding sequence TTGAAGATAATTCAAAGTTTCGGAAAAGAAGAGCTGGCTATCGTCCACATAGGAGAGACTTCAAAAGGTTCATGGGTCGAGTTTGTCGAATCTCTTCAGCCCCCACTTCCTCGAGAAGACAAGTGGGTTCTCATTGTCTCGACTATGGATGGATGCCCTGTTAGTTGCGCTTTCTGTGATGCAGGAGGGTCATACAGAAGAAACCTTACATGCGAGGAGATAATTGAACAGATAGATTATATGGTGAGCCGGAGATACGGCGCAAGTATAGCGGTAAGGAAGTTCAAAGTCCAGTTTGCGAGAATAGGCGAGCCTTCGCTCAATCCTTATGTTCTGGAAGCTTTGAAGATGCTTCCGCAACAGTACAATGCTCCTGGGCTTCTGCCTTCAATAAGCTCTATAGCGCCAGCCGGTTCTAAGGGTTTCTTTGAGAAACTATATGATATTAAGGAAAGGCTTTACAGGGGGCGATTCCAGCTTCAGTTCTCTATACATTCTACTGACAAAGCTCAGAGAGACAATCTGATTCCTGTCAAAAAGTGGGGCCTGGAGCAAATAGCTGATTATGGCTCAACATTCTGCGGCAAGGGCGATAGAAAGATCACTCTGAATTTCGCCCTATCGACGGAATCGATAGTCGATCACAATGTACTATCGCAGTTTTTTGACCCTGGCAAGTTTCTGATCAAAATCACACCGGTTAACCCGACTTACCGTTCACTAGAGAAGGAAATGAAATCGGCCGTCGAGGATAATGGCACCTTAACAGCCCATGCGAGCTTAGTCGAGAGGCTGCATGAAAGAGGTTTTGACGTTATAGTGAGTGTAGGTGAGCCGGAAGAGAATAAGATTGGAAGCAACTGCGGGCTCTTCATCCGCAGGCATCTTGACTGTTCCAAAGAAGACCTGGGTATGTATTCATTAGTCAGGTCTAAAACGACCCCCGATAACAGCGATCAAGAGAAGTGA
- a CDS encoding AAA family ATPase, with product MRVVLENIGPIKKADVSTGDLTILVGPQATGKSIFLQLFKFCVDHANIVKELKKFGFDWKNELESFLPVYFGEGMQAIWNSQSRIELNGRNFQIETHFKKSGGADSEAKVFYIPAQRVLIISAGWPLPFTSFDPTYPFVVKDFSEKIRRIMDSGLGSGGTPIFPRGGYFKKEIRDALQKSIMREGILKLDIGLRKRIMLEVAGVSMPIMTWSAGQREFAPLLLGLFWLLPPAKVSKKQGVNWVIVEEPEAGLHPLAIRDVFLTIVELLSRDYKVLLSTHSSGIIELVWAINEIVSHPEASRDKKWKLLLDLFELKTTTNTNKLIKDLENKKLVVNYFKPTETGVVTEDISSLDPGSDKKSVSEWGGLVEFTSKTNEIVAQLWR from the coding sequence GTGAGGGTCGTTCTTGAGAATATTGGACCGATAAAAAAAGCAGACGTTTCGACAGGTGATTTGACCATTCTCGTCGGACCGCAAGCGACGGGGAAGAGCATCTTTCTTCAGTTGTTCAAGTTCTGCGTTGATCACGCCAATATAGTCAAAGAATTGAAGAAGTTCGGCTTTGATTGGAAGAATGAGCTCGAGAGTTTTTTGCCAGTCTATTTTGGCGAAGGAATGCAGGCGATATGGAATTCGCAGAGCCGCATTGAACTTAACGGGAGGAACTTCCAGATCGAAACTCACTTTAAGAAATCAGGTGGAGCTGACAGTGAGGCGAAAGTATTCTATATACCCGCTCAACGAGTCCTGATTATCTCCGCAGGATGGCCCCTTCCTTTCACCTCTTTCGATCCTACGTACCCTTTCGTTGTTAAGGACTTCAGCGAGAAGATCAGGCGCATAATGGATTCCGGCCTTGGGAGCGGCGGTACCCCGATATTTCCAAGAGGTGGATACTTCAAGAAAGAGATAAGAGACGCACTCCAGAAATCCATAATGAGAGAAGGAATATTGAAACTAGACATCGGCCTCAGGAAAAGAATCATGCTGGAGGTTGCAGGAGTATCAATGCCTATCATGACCTGGTCCGCAGGCCAAAGAGAATTTGCTCCCTTATTACTTGGATTGTTCTGGCTGCTGCCCCCGGCAAAAGTCTCGAAGAAACAAGGTGTGAACTGGGTCATTGTAGAAGAGCCGGAAGCGGGTCTTCATCCGCTTGCAATCAGGGATGTCTTTCTCACAATAGTCGAACTGTTGAGCAGGGATTACAAAGTCTTGCTCTCAACCCATTCTTCGGGAATAATCGAACTCGTTTGGGCGATAAACGAGATTGTGTCACATCCTGAAGCAAGTAGAGACAAAAAGTGGAAGCTTCTCCTCGACCTTTTCGAACTGAAAACTACGACAAATACAAACAAACTAATAAAGGATCTTGAGAACAAGAAACTCGTTGTCAACTATTTCAAACCAACCGAAACCGGTGTGGTGACTGAAGATATTTCTTCACTTGATCCCGGGAGCGACAAGAAGTCAGTTTCAGAATGGGGTGGTCTCGTAGAATTCACTTCCAAGACAAACGAAATCGTAGCACAGCTTTGGAGGTAG
- a CDS encoding NAD(P)/FAD-dependent oxidoreductase: protein MIKLVAVIGAGPAGVAASIMLKRYGIEVMLFERRSVGGLLNNAWRVENFPPLEPASGEDLCRRLKERLGRNSIGIISEEVTDILDRTIVTKRAHYVVDYAVVATGTMPKRLASLEMDSRVVYEYRDIPDGRGATAIYGAGDMAYDGAIRSRLAGRRTLLFARGDKVRAIRPLRETAEKLGVELHLSEPIQHVESEDSRLMITTSTGVYSVEALLICVGRVASLPRIDSDNFEVVGDARGDIYRQASIAIGEGIRSAMRIASQR from the coding sequence ATGATCAAATTGGTCGCGGTTATCGGAGCAGGGCCAGCAGGCGTCGCCGCATCAATAATGTTGAAGCGATACGGAATCGAGGTTATGCTTTTCGAGCGGAGGAGTGTTGGCGGTCTTCTGAATAACGCCTGGCGCGTTGAGAACTTCCCGCCGCTTGAACCTGCTTCAGGAGAGGATCTCTGTCGAAGGCTTAAAGAACGTCTTGGAAGAAATTCGATCGGCATTATCAGTGAAGAAGTAACGGACATTCTCGACAGAACTATCGTCACGAAAAGAGCACATTACGTAGTCGATTATGCAGTTGTGGCAACCGGAACGATGCCTAAAAGACTTGCTTCTCTAGAGATGGATTCGAGAGTCGTTTACGAATACAGAGACATTCCTGACGGAAGAGGAGCGACCGCAATCTATGGCGCAGGAGACATGGCTTATGACGGTGCAATTAGATCAAGGCTTGCTGGAAGAAGGACGCTGCTTTTCGCTAGAGGCGATAAGGTTAGAGCTATAAGACCGCTTAGAGAAACAGCAGAAAAGCTTGGCGTCGAGTTGCACCTTTCAGAGCCTATACAGCATGTCGAATCAGAAGATTCGCGCCTGATGATTACCACCTCAACGGGCGTCTACTCTGTGGAAGCTCTGCTTATCTGTGTGGGGAGGGTAGCCTCGCTTCCCAGAATTGATTCAGACAATTTCGAGGTAGTTGGCGATGCTCGAGGTGATATTTACAGACAGGCTTCCATAGCAATCGGCGAAGGGATTAGAAGCGCTATGAGAATAGCGTCTCAGAGGTGA
- a CDS encoding MarR family winged helix-turn-helix transcriptional regulator, with product MEESSKLEEMLTAIKKVMSLMKQNFEKDFKKMHVTQSQILVMRVLNQCGDMKVSDISSELDLSNSTVSGIIDRLVEKKIVQRKRSDEDRRIVMISLADEYRQPVKKDLNAFAQKMRKALSTITDEDLDSIIRGLEKLEKILKELQEAREREDEADAQTD from the coding sequence TTGGAAGAAAGCTCCAAATTAGAAGAGATGCTGACAGCGATCAAGAAGGTAATGTCGCTTATGAAGCAGAATTTTGAAAAGGATTTCAAGAAGATGCACGTAACACAATCACAGATCCTTGTTATGAGAGTACTGAACCAATGTGGCGATATGAAGGTAAGCGATATAAGCAGTGAGCTCGATCTTTCAAATAGCACGGTGTCGGGGATAATCGACAGGCTCGTCGAAAAGAAGATCGTGCAGAGAAAGAGAAGCGACGAAGACAGGCGAATCGTGATGATAAGTCTTGCGGATGAGTATCGCCAGCCTGTGAAGAAAGATCTCAATGCCTTTGCGCAAAAGATGAGAAAAGCCTTGTCAACGATAACAGATGAAGACCTTGATTCCATCATTCGAGGGCTCGAGAAGCTGGAGAAGATACTTAAAGAATTGCAAGAAGCCAGAGAGAGAGAGGACGAAGCTGATGCTCAAACTGATTAG